From the genome of Streptomyces virginiae, one region includes:
- a CDS encoding type II secretion system F family protein has protein sequence MIPMEAVLPAAAAGALTGVAIRALWPARPDVVSVMDRLDADHIARRPRVTATSTGSLPEKVGTRLLAGFGERITLPVRDLNLLRISPAEHLGKRALFALYGLVLPQLAGALLSMLGVSLPFVMPAAAGLGLGALFWLWPGQEVRKEAAAARLVVRHAAASYLDRVALARIANSGAAQALTDTADVGDGWIFERMRQAFYEADLAGVTVWDALKQLGEELDIPELTRPADTLALAGDGAAVYTTLQAQARQLRVAILSDAKAQANEASTSMVLPVTFAVLLMLVFVILPPIVTMFNG, from the coding sequence ATGATCCCCATGGAAGCGGTTCTGCCCGCGGCGGCCGCCGGAGCCCTCACCGGCGTGGCCATCCGCGCCCTGTGGCCGGCCCGGCCCGACGTCGTCTCCGTCATGGACCGGCTCGACGCCGACCACATCGCGCGCCGGCCCCGGGTCACTGCCACCAGCACCGGGTCCCTGCCCGAGAAGGTCGGCACCCGCCTCCTAGCGGGCTTCGGAGAGCGGATCACCCTGCCCGTCAGGGACCTCAACCTCCTGCGGATCAGCCCCGCCGAACACCTGGGCAAGCGGGCCCTGTTCGCGCTGTACGGGCTGGTCCTGCCGCAGCTGGCCGGTGCGCTCCTGTCCATGCTCGGGGTGAGCCTGCCGTTCGTCATGCCGGCCGCCGCAGGCCTCGGTCTAGGAGCCCTGTTCTGGCTGTGGCCCGGCCAAGAGGTCAGGAAGGAGGCCGCGGCCGCGCGACTCGTCGTACGGCACGCCGCCGCCTCCTACCTCGACCGCGTCGCCCTGGCCCGCATCGCCAACAGCGGCGCCGCCCAAGCCCTGACCGACACGGCGGACGTCGGTGACGGCTGGATCTTCGAACGGATGCGACAGGCGTTCTACGAGGCCGACCTCGCCGGCGTCACCGTCTGGGACGCCCTCAAGCAACTCGGCGAGGAACTCGACATCCCCGAACTGACCCGGCCCGCCGACACCCTCGCCCTCGCGGGCGACGGCGCCGCCGTCTACACCACCCTCCAGGCTCAGGCCCGCCAGCTGCGCGTCGCGATCCTCTCGGACGCCAAGGCCCAAGCCAACGAGGCGTCGACCTCCATGGTGCTGCCGGTGACCTTCGCCGTGCTTCTCATGCTGGTCTTCGTGATCCTTCCGCCCATCGTCACCATGTTCAACGGCTGA
- a CDS encoding type II secretion system F family protein produces the protein MNSSQLALVAALCALVMVLAGLIAVREWRGRVVDPAKPASRRASRIRAAKASLPEAWQRRWRAVVTTAGITVLAVWAWTGWPVHGVLAGAAVLGFPFLLNPGTAAEQRIERLEAIGQWLNGLAGIHTAGISLVQTIRASARNAPAPIAANVRALDERLRSGMDAKQAFALFADELGDGVVDHVALLFQSHAANMGPGLASALEALAVTIHQQAADARDIESDRAKIRKSSRIVSIVICIVFVGCMLNEAWSAWYQSGMGQIALAILGGLFAWTLSWLRRAAATKPDPRLLNPLTPAEPATATGAAR, from the coding sequence GTGAATTCCTCGCAGCTGGCTCTCGTAGCCGCGCTGTGCGCCCTCGTCATGGTCCTCGCCGGCCTGATCGCCGTACGCGAGTGGCGCGGCCGTGTCGTGGACCCGGCGAAGCCCGCCTCCCGCCGCGCCAGCCGGATCCGCGCGGCCAAGGCGAGCCTGCCCGAGGCGTGGCAGCGCCGCTGGCGCGCCGTGGTCACGACGGCCGGTATCACCGTGCTCGCGGTGTGGGCGTGGACCGGGTGGCCAGTCCACGGTGTCCTCGCAGGCGCCGCTGTCCTCGGCTTCCCGTTCCTCTTGAACCCGGGCACGGCCGCCGAGCAGCGCATCGAGCGCCTGGAGGCGATCGGGCAGTGGCTCAACGGCCTGGCAGGCATCCACACCGCGGGTATCAGCCTCGTGCAGACCATCCGAGCCAGCGCACGCAACGCCCCGGCACCCATCGCCGCCAACGTGCGGGCGTTGGACGAGCGGCTGCGCTCCGGCATGGACGCCAAGCAGGCCTTCGCCCTGTTCGCGGACGAGCTCGGCGACGGGGTCGTGGACCACGTCGCGTTGCTCTTCCAGTCGCACGCGGCGAACATGGGCCCCGGCCTCGCGTCCGCGCTGGAGGCGCTCGCGGTGACGATCCACCAGCAGGCCGCCGACGCCCGCGACATCGAGTCCGACCGCGCCAAGATCCGCAAGTCCTCGCGCATCGTCTCGATCGTGATCTGCATCGTCTTCGTCGGCTGCATGCTCAACGAGGCCTGGTCCGCCTGGTACCAGAGCGGCATGGGGCAGATCGCCCTCGCGATCCTCGGCGGCCTCTTCGCCTGGACGCTGTCTTGGCTGCGCCGGGCGGCCGCCACGAAGCCGGACCCCCGCCTCCTGAACCCCCTGACCCCGGCGGAGCCGGCCACCGCGACGGGAGCCGCCCGATGA
- a CDS encoding CpaF family protein produces the protein MADTQQRPDGSTAHGPADIAGLLTGRIGTTRIPQPAAATTPAPALPVPARPAAAASPGAVPKLAGLPGQLPVAWEVIEALQAEVSAELSAHDPSRLLEEDDRRAQARSMVTKAVAKWSTKYSHGKPALSPAEEHAIGAAVFDAMFRGGRLQGLLDEEGVEDVMVDGLRAHIEYYDRPRRSIDRVADSHAELITWVNRMAGLSGHGERALTQATPNVGFRMPDGSRVTASLLTTRPSVVIRKHRIRQHGIDELVQWGSINPLLRAFLLACVQAKLNILVVGDMGAGKTSLLRALGREIPPGERIATLESDRELYLDEPGPPDKPGPLTFAFEARQSNGEVRAGSSSGEVTIGDMFPTALRYNVNRVIVGEVRSTEVLPMLQAMSAGGSGSMCTLHVRRPHAIISRLVQLCTEAGMQTEAANHLIASAIDVVVYLTYLDETAIGGRKHRFVSHIYEVHDVVGEGGRPTTSELFAPHGDEPRAVYRNMPSFIDVLERTGTFDRHWLTQNPEGAWGPPMKLVKRR, from the coding sequence GTGGCTGATACCCAGCAGCGCCCTGACGGCTCGACCGCGCACGGCCCCGCCGACATCGCCGGCCTGCTCACCGGCCGTATCGGCACGACCCGCATCCCCCAGCCTGCGGCGGCCACCACCCCGGCTCCCGCCCTGCCGGTCCCCGCCCGCCCGGCGGCGGCCGCCAGTCCGGGCGCGGTCCCGAAGCTGGCCGGGCTGCCCGGCCAACTGCCGGTCGCTTGGGAGGTGATCGAGGCCCTCCAGGCCGAGGTTTCCGCCGAGCTGTCCGCGCACGACCCCAGCCGCCTGCTGGAAGAAGACGACCGCCGGGCTCAGGCTCGGTCCATGGTGACGAAGGCCGTCGCCAAGTGGTCCACGAAGTACTCCCACGGCAAGCCCGCGCTCTCGCCGGCTGAGGAACACGCCATCGGGGCGGCGGTGTTCGACGCCATGTTCCGCGGTGGTCGCCTTCAGGGCCTGCTCGACGAGGAAGGCGTCGAGGACGTCATGGTCGACGGGCTCCGCGCGCACATCGAGTACTACGACCGGCCCCGCCGCAGTATCGACCGCGTCGCCGACTCACACGCCGAGCTGATCACCTGGGTCAACCGCATGGCCGGCCTGTCCGGCCACGGCGAGCGCGCCCTGACCCAGGCCACCCCGAACGTCGGCTTCCGCATGCCCGACGGGTCACGCGTCACCGCGAGCCTGCTCACCACCCGCCCGTCGGTGGTCATCCGAAAGCACCGCATCCGCCAGCACGGCATCGACGAGCTCGTCCAGTGGGGCTCCATCAACCCGCTGCTGAGGGCCTTCCTCCTGGCCTGCGTCCAGGCGAAATTGAACATCCTGGTCGTCGGCGACATGGGCGCCGGCAAGACCTCCCTCCTGCGCGCCCTCGGTCGGGAGATCCCGCCCGGCGAGCGGATCGCGACCCTGGAGTCCGACCGCGAGCTCTACCTCGACGAGCCCGGTCCACCGGACAAGCCCGGCCCGCTCACGTTCGCCTTCGAGGCCCGCCAGTCCAACGGCGAAGTCCGCGCGGGCAGCTCCTCGGGCGAGGTCACCATCGGCGACATGTTCCCCACCGCCCTGCGCTACAACGTCAACCGGGTGATCGTCGGCGAGGTCCGCTCCACCGAGGTCCTCCCCATGCTCCAGGCCATGTCCGCGGGCGGCTCCGGCTCCATGTGCACCCTGCACGTCCGCCGCCCCCACGCGATCATCTCCCGCCTCGTGCAGCTGTGCACCGAGGCCGGCATGCAGACGGAGGCCGCCAACCACTTGATCGCCTCCGCGATCGACGTGGTCGTCTACCTCACCTACCTCGACGAGACCGCGATCGGCGGCCGCAAGCACCGCTTCGTCTCCCACATCTACGAGGTCCACGACGTCGTCGGCGAAGGCGGCCGCCCCACCACCAGCGAACTCTTCGCCCCCCACGGCGACGAACCCCGCGCCGTGTACCGCAACATGCCCAGCTTCATAGACGTCCTGGAGCGCACCGGCACCTTCGACCGCCACTGGCTGACCCAGAACCCCGAAGGCGCCTGGGGCCCGCCCATGAAGTTGGTGAAGCGGCGATGA
- a CDS encoding SAF domain-containing protein gives METPAAPPVPRPAGPRTELPITTAAPVKRQRRYAAAALSTVLAVAAALGAAAAVSAVGDRTKVLAIANDVPAGQPLTDADVVVAEVSADGALAPMPATDRASVVGKRPAVDLRKGSLLVAGQLQPGTGLGDDKQQVGVQVKRGQAPSGSLVPGDKVLAVTVPAQGEQPTGKDGAEAPPTSVKAVVVAVSRPDASGAVVVNLAVASSDGPLLATRASSGRIALVRDVRSGS, from the coding sequence ATGGAAACCCCCGCCGCCCCGCCGGTGCCGCGTCCAGCCGGCCCCCGCACCGAACTCCCCATCACCACCGCGGCCCCCGTGAAGCGGCAGCGCCGGTACGCCGCGGCAGCCCTGAGCACCGTGCTGGCCGTCGCCGCCGCACTCGGCGCGGCCGCCGCCGTGTCCGCGGTCGGTGACCGCACGAAGGTCCTGGCCATCGCGAACGACGTTCCGGCCGGACAGCCGCTGACGGACGCGGACGTCGTCGTCGCGGAGGTGTCCGCCGACGGGGCCCTTGCCCCGATGCCCGCCACCGACCGCGCGAGCGTCGTGGGTAAGCGCCCTGCCGTAGACCTACGCAAGGGCAGCCTCCTCGTCGCCGGCCAGCTTCAGCCCGGCACCGGCCTGGGCGACGACAAGCAGCAGGTCGGCGTGCAGGTCAAGCGTGGCCAGGCCCCCTCCGGTTCCCTCGTGCCCGGCGACAAGGTCCTCGCAGTCACTGTCCCCGCCCAGGGCGAGCAGCCCACCGGCAAGGACGGCGCCGAAGCCCCGCCGACGTCGGTCAAGGCGGTCGTCGTTGCCGTCAGCAGGCCCGACGCGTCCGGCGCCGTCGTCGTCAACCTCGCGGTCGCGTCCTCGGACGGGCCCCTGCTGGCCACCCGTGCATCCTCCGGCCGGATCGCGCTGGTCCGCGACGTGCGGAGCGGATCGTGA
- a CDS encoding ATP/GTP-binding protein — MYIEDCLDNETGMHDIKNIFTDAPPGGGGPVIDPAVVARQAVDKMRLRPPAIGITPKPGGKGVVGMPVYMWTETGPETYGPNVASASIGPVSVTATARVSKIVWNMGDGKTVTCTSAGTPYKPEYGKNPSLDCGHRYDKPSSTTGSGTYHVTATSTWSIDWQVTGGAQGGQLTEVRTSAVDINVAEVQVLN, encoded by the coding sequence ATGTATATCGAGGACTGCCTCGACAACGAGACCGGCATGCACGACATCAAGAACATCTTCACCGACGCCCCGCCTGGCGGCGGCGGTCCGGTGATTGACCCCGCGGTCGTCGCGCGGCAGGCGGTGGACAAGATGCGCCTGCGACCCCCGGCGATCGGCATCACGCCGAAGCCGGGTGGTAAGGGTGTGGTCGGCATGCCCGTCTACATGTGGACCGAGACCGGCCCCGAGACGTACGGCCCGAACGTGGCCTCGGCGTCCATCGGCCCCGTTTCGGTGACGGCCACCGCCCGGGTGTCGAAAATCGTGTGGAACATGGGCGACGGGAAGACCGTCACATGCACGAGCGCCGGCACCCCCTACAAGCCTGAGTACGGCAAGAACCCGTCCCTGGACTGCGGCCACCGCTACGACAAGCCGTCCTCCACCACCGGTTCCGGCACGTACCACGTGACCGCGACGTCCACCTGGTCCATCGACTGGCAGGTCACCGGAGGCGCCCAGGGCGGCCAGCTGACCGAGGTCCGCACGAGCGCCGTGGACATCAACGTCGCCGAGGTCCAGGTCCTCAACTAG
- a CDS encoding replication-relaxation family protein — protein sequence MPYPQSAPTGLGQVAQQAAQVLYQHRLVSTRQLHRLVTPHHTRTEYLRRQLHTLRQVGFAEAVGRRSTGQTELLWWLTEKGAQAVEAVGLLQSRAYRMSPEAALGPLQEHTLAVVEAGAAFVEHARRLGHECGPLDWSPEIAHYYRDESRPGEELCLVPDAVLNYVHTAAKQRTLLTFFVEVDRTQMTIARLAQKLHAYAAYHEYAPQPQTAKGNRGPRRQAATPAWRYRYPAFPRLLLVLTGASEDRLARRIADLRSLAASDPALASSPLRAGVTTLDQLHAHGPFEPVFTPVLGSAEPVDAWIQGAVAAAA from the coding sequence ATGCCCTACCCGCAGTCCGCCCCCACCGGGCTGGGCCAGGTCGCCCAGCAGGCCGCCCAGGTCCTTTACCAGCACCGCCTGGTCTCCACCCGCCAGCTCCACCGGCTCGTCACCCCGCACCACACCCGCACCGAGTACCTTCGTCGCCAGCTCCACACCCTCCGCCAGGTCGGCTTCGCCGAGGCCGTAGGCCGGCGTAGCACTGGCCAGACCGAACTGCTCTGGTGGCTGACCGAGAAGGGAGCCCAGGCCGTCGAAGCCGTGGGCCTGCTCCAGTCCCGCGCGTACCGGATGAGCCCGGAGGCCGCTCTGGGTCCGCTCCAGGAGCACACCCTCGCGGTCGTAGAAGCCGGAGCGGCGTTCGTCGAGCACGCGCGCCGCCTCGGCCACGAGTGCGGCCCCTTGGACTGGTCTCCTGAGATCGCCCACTACTACCGCGACGAGTCCCGCCCGGGGGAGGAGCTGTGCCTCGTCCCGGACGCGGTCCTCAACTACGTCCACACGGCAGCCAAGCAGCGCACCCTGCTCACGTTCTTCGTGGAGGTCGACCGCACCCAGATGACGATCGCCCGCCTCGCCCAGAAACTGCACGCGTACGCCGCCTACCACGAGTACGCGCCCCAGCCCCAGACCGCCAAGGGCAATCGAGGCCCCCGGCGCCAGGCCGCGACGCCGGCCTGGCGCTACCGGTACCCGGCGTTCCCCCGGCTCCTGCTCGTCCTGACCGGGGCCTCCGAGGACCGCCTCGCCCGCCGAATCGCGGACCTGCGCAGTCTCGCCGCCAGCGACCCGGCACTCGCTTCCAGCCCGCTGCGGGCTGGCGTCACGACTCTCGACCAACTTCATGCCCACGGCCCGTTCGAGCCCGTCTTCACACCGGTCCTTGGGTCGGCCGAACCGGTGGACGCCTGGATCCAGGGCGCTGTCGCGGCAGCAGCCTGA
- a CDS encoding ATP/GTP-binding protein: protein MTAVISLAKPALATTAQASGRRYVQRAELALGLPDYKALASLGLSPDPLQQLAAAMASVRTEDGEKAEVAFDLVPVSERRLARRRRRLMARAARRGPSAYGERLTGGLGGGGFWGSMTSAWSGGAGTSNRSERIPRQTDLRDGVGKLEPSAGAVFAVQILLRTEAAHPQLALARMHQLIAALSMTSGENYLKAHRPRRWSIGKFERRFASGEFAPHRRQWLTVPELAGWLKPPTVKCTASSVVRTGGLVPPAPADLPVYTGQRDLIPLGAVVYPDGRERIAAARVQDLLFGLQLGKAGHGKTEEALVQCIAMAHSGYGCWFLDPHGEAWARAKPYLAHPKILDRLWEINLAKASPDRPVVSWNPLSMEGRTLSDVQDIVRSVTEGIAAAQDWGDNAPRARTILARASQALALLNLLAVQAGHPGAQCTLFQLRTWLTDEDWREGLLRKLPDRVRAYWETTFPKLGPDAVPTVTYAIDRLDTSQSLQGFFGSPRSAYDVRHAMDTGKVVFVCPSGSESDALVSCLLIHDLHRAGLSRQDTPREQRKTFWAWGDELTALDSSSKGFLAAIAEQLRKYEVRFIGMTQMALRLSAVTRQALLQNQSWLSTCAADYDEAAFVAKRWNGHVSPETITELPKYHYVMSVNLNGSRTTPFRVRGLPVDEVFAHYDNPAGVPALDQAIDSNLSRRPLGDILADLEELDAVVLAHHTGRRPGGLSAGDPTSVID from the coding sequence GTGACCGCCGTCATCTCCCTCGCCAAGCCAGCGCTGGCGACCACCGCCCAGGCGAGCGGGCGCCGGTACGTGCAGCGCGCCGAGCTCGCCCTGGGCCTGCCTGACTACAAGGCCCTGGCCTCCCTCGGTCTGAGCCCCGACCCGCTCCAGCAGCTGGCCGCGGCCATGGCTTCCGTGCGCACCGAGGACGGGGAGAAGGCCGAGGTGGCCTTCGACCTGGTCCCCGTCTCCGAGCGGCGCCTGGCCCGCCGCCGGCGCCGCCTGATGGCCCGGGCCGCTCGCCGGGGTCCGTCCGCGTACGGTGAGCGCCTCACCGGCGGCCTCGGCGGAGGGGGCTTCTGGGGGTCGATGACCTCCGCCTGGTCCGGCGGGGCCGGCACGTCCAACCGCTCCGAGCGGATCCCGCGGCAGACCGACCTGCGCGACGGCGTCGGCAAGCTTGAACCCAGTGCGGGCGCCGTGTTCGCCGTGCAGATCCTGCTGCGCACTGAGGCCGCCCACCCGCAGCTGGCCCTGGCCCGGATGCACCAGCTGATCGCCGCGCTGTCGATGACCTCGGGGGAGAACTACCTCAAGGCTCACCGGCCCCGCCGATGGTCCATCGGCAAGTTCGAGCGCCGGTTTGCGAGTGGGGAGTTCGCCCCGCATCGTCGGCAGTGGCTGACGGTGCCCGAGCTGGCCGGCTGGCTCAAGCCGCCGACGGTGAAGTGCACCGCCTCCAGCGTGGTCCGCACCGGCGGCCTGGTCCCGCCGGCCCCGGCCGACCTCCCCGTTTACACCGGGCAGCGCGACCTGATCCCGCTCGGCGCCGTGGTCTACCCCGACGGCCGTGAGCGGATCGCCGCCGCCCGGGTACAGGACCTGCTATTCGGCCTCCAGCTCGGCAAGGCCGGCCACGGCAAGACCGAGGAAGCCCTCGTGCAGTGCATCGCGATGGCGCACTCCGGCTACGGCTGCTGGTTCCTCGACCCGCACGGCGAGGCCTGGGCCCGCGCGAAGCCCTACCTCGCGCACCCGAAGATTCTCGACAGGCTCTGGGAGATCAACCTCGCCAAGGCCTCCCCGGACCGGCCCGTCGTCTCCTGGAACCCCCTGTCGATGGAGGGACGCACCCTTTCCGACGTCCAGGACATCGTCCGCTCCGTCACCGAGGGCATCGCCGCGGCGCAGGACTGGGGCGACAACGCACCCCGCGCACGGACCATCCTGGCGCGTGCCTCCCAGGCGCTGGCCCTGCTCAACCTCCTGGCCGTCCAGGCTGGCCACCCCGGGGCGCAGTGCACGCTCTTCCAGCTGCGCACCTGGCTCACCGACGAGGACTGGCGCGAGGGACTCCTGCGCAAGCTGCCGGACCGTGTCCGCGCGTACTGGGAGACCACGTTCCCCAAGCTCGGCCCGGACGCGGTGCCGACCGTCACCTACGCCATCGACCGCCTCGACACCAGCCAGTCCCTCCAGGGGTTCTTCGGCAGCCCTCGCTCCGCGTACGACGTCCGGCACGCCATGGACACCGGCAAGGTCGTCTTCGTCTGCCCATCCGGCAGCGAGAGCGACGCCCTGGTCAGCTGCCTCCTCATCCACGACCTGCACCGCGCCGGCCTCTCCCGACAGGACACCCCACGCGAGCAGAGGAAGACCTTCTGGGCGTGGGGCGACGAGCTCACCGCACTCGACTCCTCCAGCAAGGGTTTCCTCGCCGCCATCGCCGAGCAGTTGAGGAAGTACGAGGTGCGCTTCATCGGCATGACCCAGATGGCGCTCAGGCTCTCCGCCGTCACCCGCCAGGCCCTCCTGCAGAACCAGTCCTGGCTGTCGACCTGCGCCGCGGACTACGACGAGGCCGCCTTCGTCGCCAAGCGGTGGAACGGCCACGTGAGCCCCGAGACGATCACCGAACTCCCGAAGTACCACTACGTGATGTCCGTGAACCTCAACGGCTCCAGGACCACGCCCTTCCGGGTTCGCGGCCTGCCCGTGGACGAGGTCTTCGCGCACTACGACAACCCTGCCGGCGTCCCCGCCCTCGACCAGGCGATCGACAGCAATCTCAGCCGCCGCCCGCTCGGCGACATCCTGGCCGACCTGGAAGAGCTCGACGCCGTCGTCCTAGCCCATCACACAGGCCGGCGCCCCGGCGGCCTGAGCGCCGGAGACCCCACCAGCGTCATCGACTAG
- a CDS encoding DUF4241 domain-containing protein — MIFDSLDVSYGEMWGSYRGMTHRSPMSRALAARKHAAGKDYAVLLSAREQPLALVEYWPGRMWRVYLFDDRAWCMQMIDLKPHGTGMLLTQRNTRWQFPNDQAHLYGKWDVQETTTVSADGQIEVKSEFAGPRGGSPESSHDGASDPSSVPGRRFATPIEDFLCPAPEFGDWQVFAPLLTQQGHEAATTVVLNDRSVDEGSGPLRATGIEQLFNPGACDTREGPAVVEPIDAGMLRITSGQLAVSDPGWISNLRTVAVPLGDFPVTLSLLRTKHGADVAAARVTFLDVPPHKWEMTLRPDEDLGLLGEGQFYGVGVDTGTAAFMDATRTVTEDQLDDDIFIPLDSDSHFSVELPGTEPEPNLIAFRAGQGDGAYPVWTGRTEDGQVSCVVVDFQLHCAAGTG; from the coding sequence GTGATCTTCGACAGTCTTGATGTGTCGTACGGCGAGATGTGGGGTTCCTATCGGGGAATGACCCATCGGAGCCCGATGTCACGCGCGCTCGCGGCACGCAAGCATGCGGCCGGGAAGGACTACGCGGTTCTGCTGTCCGCGCGGGAGCAACCGCTGGCACTGGTCGAATACTGGCCGGGGCGGATGTGGCGTGTGTATCTGTTCGACGACAGGGCTTGGTGCATGCAGATGATCGACCTCAAGCCGCACGGCACGGGGATGTTGCTGACTCAGCGGAACACCCGATGGCAGTTTCCCAACGATCAGGCGCACTTGTACGGGAAGTGGGATGTTCAAGAGACCACCACCGTCTCAGCCGACGGACAGATCGAGGTGAAGTCCGAGTTCGCCGGACCGCGGGGCGGATCGCCGGAGTCATCGCACGATGGAGCATCCGACCCGTCGAGCGTCCCCGGACGGCGGTTCGCGACGCCCATCGAGGACTTCCTCTGTCCCGCACCGGAATTCGGCGACTGGCAAGTGTTCGCTCCGCTCCTCACCCAGCAGGGCCACGAGGCCGCCACGACCGTAGTCCTGAACGACAGGTCGGTGGACGAAGGATCGGGACCGCTGCGCGCCACCGGAATTGAGCAACTGTTCAATCCGGGTGCGTGCGACACCCGGGAGGGGCCGGCCGTCGTCGAGCCCATTGACGCTGGCATGCTGCGGATCACCTCAGGGCAGCTGGCGGTCTCGGACCCCGGATGGATCAGCAACCTGCGGACCGTCGCAGTGCCGCTAGGCGACTTCCCGGTCACACTGTCGCTATTGCGCACGAAACACGGGGCCGATGTCGCCGCGGCCAGAGTGACGTTCCTGGACGTCCCTCCCCATAAGTGGGAAATGACCCTCCGGCCCGACGAGGACCTGGGGCTGCTCGGCGAGGGCCAGTTCTACGGGGTTGGCGTGGATACCGGCACAGCGGCTTTCATGGATGCGACGCGGACCGTGACCGAAGACCAGCTGGACGACGACATTTTCATACCCCTCGACAGCGACAGCCATTTCAGCGTCGAACTGCCCGGCACAGAGCCCGAGCCGAATCTCATCGCCTTCCGTGCCGGCCAGGGCGACGGCGCCTACCCCGTCTGGACCGGCCGCACCGAAGACGGACAGGTTAGTTGCGTCGTCGTCGACTTCCAGCTCCATTGCGCCGCCGGGACAGGGTAA